A part of Streptomyces sp. NBC_00557 genomic DNA contains:
- the hemE gene encoding uroporphyrinogen decarboxylase has product MQPTATYDSAFLKACRREPVPHTPVWFMRQAGRSLPEYRKVREGVPMLESCTRPELVTEITLQPVRRHHVDAAIYYSDIVVPLKAIGIGLDIKPGVGPVIDEPVRTRADLARLRDLTPEDVPYVTEAVGMLTKELGATPLIGFAGAPFTLASYLVEGGPSRTYENAKAMMYGDPELWADLLDRLADITAAFLKVQIEAGASAIQLFDSWVGALAPADYRRSVMPASAKVFDAVAGYGVPRIHFGVGTGELLQLMGEAGADVVGVDWRVPLDEAQRRVGPGKALQGNLDPTVLFTDKDIVEARTREVLDAAAGLEGHVFNLGHGVPPNTDPDALTRLAEYVHTATAR; this is encoded by the coding sequence ATGCAGCCGACAGCAACGTACGACAGCGCCTTCCTCAAGGCGTGCAGGCGCGAGCCCGTGCCGCACACCCCCGTGTGGTTCATGCGCCAGGCCGGCCGCTCGCTGCCCGAGTACCGCAAGGTGCGCGAGGGCGTGCCGATGCTCGAGTCCTGCACGCGGCCCGAGCTGGTCACCGAGATCACGCTGCAGCCGGTGCGCCGGCACCACGTCGACGCGGCGATCTACTACAGCGACATCGTCGTGCCCCTGAAGGCCATCGGCATCGGCCTCGACATCAAGCCCGGCGTCGGCCCGGTCATCGACGAGCCCGTCCGCACCCGTGCCGACCTGGCCCGGCTGCGCGACCTGACCCCCGAGGACGTGCCGTACGTCACCGAGGCGGTCGGCATGCTGACGAAGGAGCTCGGCGCGACCCCGCTGATCGGCTTCGCGGGCGCGCCGTTCACCCTCGCGAGTTACCTGGTCGAGGGCGGTCCGTCCCGCACGTACGAGAACGCCAAGGCGATGATGTACGGCGACCCGGAGCTGTGGGCCGACCTGCTGGACCGGCTCGCCGACATCACGGCCGCCTTCCTGAAGGTGCAGATCGAGGCCGGCGCCAGCGCGATCCAGCTGTTCGACTCCTGGGTCGGCGCCCTCGCCCCGGCGGACTACCGGCGCTCGGTCATGCCGGCGTCCGCGAAGGTCTTCGACGCCGTCGCCGGCTACGGCGTACCCCGCATCCACTTCGGCGTCGGCACCGGCGAGCTGCTGCAGCTCATGGGCGAGGCAGGCGCGGACGTCGTCGGCGTCGACTGGCGGGTCCCGCTGGACGAGGCGCAGCGCCGCGTCGGCCCCGGCAAGGCGCTCCAGGGCAACCTGGACCCGACGGTGCTGTTCACCGACAAGGACATCGTCGAGGCCCGGACCCGCGAGGTGCTGGACGCGGCCGCCGGCCTGGAGGGGCATGTCTTCAACCTCGGCCACGGCGTGCCGCCGAACACCGACCCGGACGCGCTGACCCGGCTCGCGGAGTACGTCCACACCGCGACCGCGCGCTGA
- the hemG gene encoding protoporphyrinogen oxidase produces MSATVTPAGHVVVIGAGIAGLAAAHRLLGRGTRVTVLEAADRVGGKLLPGEIAGVRVDLGAESLLARRPEAVTLAREAGLDGRLRPPATATASIWTRGALRPMPKGHVMGVPGTAAALTGVLSDEGLARIERDADLPPTEVGDDVAVGEYVAARLGREVVDRLVDPLLGGVYAGDAYRISMRSAVPQLFQAARTHTSLTEAVRGIQARAAANPQTGPVFMGIEGGVGTLPLAVADSVRARGGEILTGTPVTGLRREASGGWRITAGERLLHADAVILAVPAPAAAGLLRPESPEAAAELAAIEYASMALVTLAYRRADLRLPEGSGFLVPPVDGRTIKASTFASQKWAWIAEQDPDVVVLRTSVGRYGETEILQRDDAGLVDVSRHDLREATGLDAVPLDTRVTRWTDGLPQYPVGHHARVARIREHVAKLPGLAVCGAQYDGVGVPACVASAYAAVDQLGGDPTGVRELTAHPVQSLHGGAGE; encoded by the coding sequence ATGAGCGCAACGGTTACGCCTGCGGGGCATGTCGTCGTCATCGGAGCCGGTATCGCCGGGCTGGCCGCCGCCCACCGGCTGCTCGGACGCGGCACGCGCGTGACCGTGCTGGAGGCCGCGGACCGGGTCGGCGGCAAGCTGCTGCCCGGTGAGATCGCGGGCGTGCGCGTCGACCTGGGAGCCGAGTCGCTGCTCGCCCGCCGCCCCGAGGCGGTGACCCTCGCGCGCGAGGCCGGCCTCGACGGACGGCTCCGGCCGCCGGCCACCGCCACCGCCTCGATCTGGACCCGCGGCGCCCTGCGCCCCATGCCCAAGGGCCATGTGATGGGCGTCCCCGGCACCGCCGCAGCCCTGACCGGAGTGCTCTCCGACGAGGGCCTCGCCCGCATCGAGCGGGACGCCGACCTGCCGCCCACCGAGGTCGGCGACGACGTGGCCGTGGGGGAGTACGTCGCGGCGCGGCTCGGCCGCGAGGTGGTCGACCGCCTGGTCGATCCCCTGCTCGGCGGGGTGTACGCGGGCGACGCGTACCGCATCTCGATGCGCTCGGCCGTCCCCCAGCTCTTCCAGGCCGCCCGCACCCACACCTCCCTCACCGAGGCGGTCCGCGGCATCCAGGCCAGGGCGGCGGCGAACCCGCAGACCGGGCCGGTGTTCATGGGCATCGAGGGCGGCGTCGGCACCCTGCCGCTCGCGGTCGCGGACTCGGTGCGCGCGCGGGGCGGAGAGATCCTGACGGGGACGCCGGTCACCGGGCTGCGCCGGGAGGCGTCCGGCGGCTGGCGGATCACCGCGGGCGAGCGCCTGCTGCACGCCGACGCGGTGATCCTCGCCGTACCGGCCCCGGCCGCCGCCGGTCTGCTGCGGCCGGAGTCCCCGGAGGCCGCCGCCGAGCTGGCCGCGATCGAGTACGCCTCCATGGCCCTGGTCACCCTCGCCTACCGGCGCGCGGACCTGCGCCTGCCGGAGGGCAGCGGCTTCCTCGTACCCCCCGTCGACGGGCGCACCATCAAGGCGTCCACGTTCGCCTCGCAGAAGTGGGCCTGGATCGCCGAGCAGGACCCGGACGTCGTCGTGCTGCGCACCTCGGTGGGCCGGTACGGCGAGACGGAGATCCTCCAGCGGGACGACGCCGGCCTGGTGGACGTCTCCCGGCACGACCTGCGCGAGGCCACCGGCCTGGACGCCGTCCCCCTGGACACCCGGGTCACCCGCTGGACCGACGGCCTGCCGCAGTATCCGGTGGGCCACCACGCGCGCGTGGCCCGCATCCGCGAGCATGTCGCCAAGCTGCCCGGGCTCGCGGTGTGCGGCGCGCAGTACGACGGCGTCGGCGTCCCGGCGTGCGTCGCGAGCGCGTACGCGGCGGTGGACCAGCTGGGCGGCGACCCGACCGGGGTCCGGGAGCTGACCGCCCACCCGGTGCAGAGCCTGCACGGCGGAGCGGGAGAATAG
- a CDS encoding DUF3000 domain-containing protein produces MAAAHGRMSDSADGMDDMKDTEEADRRSGSPGPPAFRAAVDSLRSCRLRPQVEVEATPAPQRLAPYAYALEAVVVDGEQELADGRLVLLHDPAGHDAWRGTFRLVTLVRAELEPEMAADPLLPEVCWSWLTGALQARGLGYGEPSGTITRASSHYFGGLGERPAASQIEIRASWTPREGLGGVPDTASHLASWCDLLAQVAGLPPAGPGDTSVVTLPQRRGPQPR; encoded by the coding sequence ATGGCTGCGGCTCACGGACGAATGTCGGACAGCGCTGACGGAATGGACGACATGAAGGACACCGAGGAGGCGGACCGGCGTTCCGGATCTCCGGGGCCGCCGGCTTTCCGTGCCGCGGTCGACTCCCTGCGCAGCTGCCGGCTGCGGCCGCAGGTCGAGGTGGAGGCCACGCCCGCCCCGCAGCGGCTCGCCCCCTACGCGTACGCGCTGGAGGCCGTGGTCGTGGACGGCGAGCAGGAGCTGGCCGACGGACGGCTGGTGCTGCTGCACGACCCGGCGGGCCACGACGCCTGGCGCGGCACGTTCCGGCTGGTGACCCTGGTGCGCGCGGAGCTGGAGCCGGAGATGGCGGCCGATCCGCTGCTGCCCGAGGTGTGCTGGTCGTGGCTGACGGGGGCGCTGCAGGCGCGCGGGCTCGGCTACGGCGAGCCGAGCGGCACGATCACCCGGGCGAGCTCGCACTACTTCGGCGGTCTGGGCGAGCGGCCGGCGGCCTCGCAGATCGAGATCCGGGCGTCCTGGACGCCGCGCGAGGGGCTCGGCGGGGTACCGGACACGGCCTCGCACCTGGCCTCCTGGTGCGATCTGCTGGCGCAGGTCGCGGGGCTGCCGCCGGCCGGTCCGGGCGACACCTCGGTGGTGACGCTGCCGCAGCGCAGGGGTCCGCAGCCCCGGTGA
- a CDS encoding alpha/beta hydrolase — protein sequence MRAAALYSAAGSLLLTTLAAAPADGAGGASAVPGAAELRGTAVAVARARAAGIDFGACSPADVPEAPKGLRCGTVTVPLDYAHPDGRQIRLTVSRMPATQKDPRNSKRKVPRQGALVYNPGGPGASGMYFPLIGSVPQWQRIAAAYDLVGYAPRGVGRSAPLSCEDPKRFLKAPTAAPAHPSEAYKRQRIAQAKAYARGCAKRSGKRLRFYTSLNNARDLDVLRAALGEDRLTFAGASYGTYFGALYAAMFPTHVRRMVLDSAVDPDPAKIWYQDNLDQSAAFEERWADFRDWVARHDDVYKLGDTAAKVQRSYDTAAGRLARKAAGGKVGPGQLQNAFLTAGYYDDFWPSRAAALSAYLHGDPAPLVRLAAPDARTAAEAENENAVYTAVECNDAPWPTDWKVWDRDNTRLARVAPFETWDNAWMNLPCAYWPEPRQQPLDVRTGPGELPPVLILAAERDAAAPYPGALEMNRRLGGSVLVTERDAGTHGIAGGPNRCVNGHFEAYLLEGRIPGRHAACAPHRLPPAAGPGKGTRRGLPEAGRR from the coding sequence ATGAGAGCTGCCGCCCTGTACTCGGCCGCCGGGTCCTTGCTGCTGACCACGCTGGCCGCCGCCCCGGCGGACGGCGCGGGCGGGGCGTCCGCCGTCCCCGGCGCGGCCGAGCTGCGCGGCACCGCGGTGGCCGTGGCCCGCGCCCGGGCGGCCGGCATCGACTTCGGCGCGTGCTCCCCCGCCGACGTACCCGAGGCGCCGAAGGGGCTGCGCTGCGGCACGGTGACCGTCCCGCTCGACTACGCCCACCCGGACGGCAGGCAGATCAGACTGACGGTCAGCCGGATGCCGGCGACGCAGAAGGACCCGCGCAACAGCAAGCGGAAGGTCCCCCGGCAGGGCGCCCTCGTCTACAACCCGGGCGGACCCGGCGCGTCCGGCATGTACTTCCCGCTGATCGGCTCGGTCCCCCAGTGGCAGCGGATCGCGGCCGCCTACGACCTGGTCGGCTACGCGCCGCGCGGCGTGGGCCGTTCGGCGCCGCTGTCCTGCGAGGACCCGAAGCGCTTCCTGAAGGCGCCCACCGCGGCGCCGGCGCACCCGTCGGAGGCGTACAAGCGGCAGCGCATCGCACAGGCGAAGGCGTACGCGCGGGGCTGCGCCAAGCGCTCCGGGAAGAGGCTCCGCTTCTACACGTCGCTGAACAACGCGCGGGACCTGGACGTGCTGCGGGCCGCGCTGGGCGAGGACCGGCTCACCTTCGCGGGGGCGTCCTACGGCACCTACTTCGGCGCGCTGTACGCGGCGATGTTCCCCACGCACGTACGGCGCATGGTGCTGGACTCGGCGGTCGACCCCGATCCGGCGAAGATCTGGTACCAGGACAACCTCGACCAGTCGGCCGCGTTCGAGGAGCGCTGGGCCGACTTCCGGGACTGGGTCGCCCGCCACGACGACGTCTACAAGCTCGGCGACACCGCCGCGAAGGTGCAGCGCAGCTATGACACCGCCGCCGGCCGGCTGGCCCGGAAGGCCGCCGGCGGGAAGGTCGGTCCCGGCCAGCTGCAGAACGCGTTCCTGACGGCCGGGTACTACGACGACTTCTGGCCGAGCCGGGCCGCGGCGCTGTCGGCCTATCTGCACGGCGATCCCGCGCCGCTGGTCCGGCTGGCCGCGCCGGACGCGCGGACGGCCGCGGAGGCGGAGAACGAAAACGCCGTCTACACGGCGGTGGAGTGCAACGACGCGCCCTGGCCGACGGACTGGAAGGTGTGGGACCGGGACAACACCCGGCTCGCCCGGGTGGCGCCGTTCGAGACCTGGGACAACGCGTGGATGAACCTGCCGTGCGCCTACTGGCCGGAGCCCCGGCAGCAGCCGCTCGACGTGCGCACCGGGCCGGGCGAGCTGCCGCCGGTGCTGATCCTGGCGGCCGAGCGGGACGCGGCCGCGCCGTACCCGGGCGCGCTGGAGATGAACCGGCGGCTGGGCGGTTCGGTGCTGGTGACCGAGCGGGACGCGGGCACGCACGGCATCGCGGGCGGCCCCAACCGCTGCGTCAACGGCCACTTCGAGGCGTACCTGCTCGAAGGGCGGATCCCGGGACGGCACGCGGCCTGCGCGCCGCACCGGTTGCCTCCGGCGGCCGGGCCGGGAAAGGGGACCCGGCGCGGGCTGCCCGAGGCCGGGCGGCGCTAG
- the hemQ gene encoding hydrogen peroxide-dependent heme synthase: protein MSDDAPITETGRIPNKGKLAKDLNEVIRYTLWSVFKLKDVLPEDRAGYADEVQQLFDQLAAKDVTIRGTYDVSGLRADADLMIWWHAETSDQLQEAYNLFRRTKLGRALTPVWSNMALHRPAEFNRSHIPAFLADETPRNYVSVYPFVRSYDWYLLPDEDRRRMLADHGKMARGYPDVRANTVASFSLGDYEWILAFEADELYRIVDLMRHLRGSEARMHVREEIPFFTGRRKDIGDLVAGLA from the coding sequence ATGAGTGACGACGCCCCCATCACCGAGACCGGCAGGATTCCGAACAAGGGCAAGCTGGCCAAGGACCTCAACGAGGTCATCCGCTACACCCTGTGGTCGGTCTTCAAGCTGAAGGACGTGCTGCCGGAGGACCGCGCGGGTTACGCCGACGAGGTCCAGCAGCTGTTCGACCAGCTGGCCGCCAAGGACGTGACCATCCGCGGCACCTACGACGTCTCCGGCCTGCGCGCCGACGCCGACCTGATGATCTGGTGGCACGCCGAGACGAGCGACCAGCTCCAGGAGGCGTACAACCTCTTCCGCCGCACCAAGCTGGGCCGCGCGCTCACCCCGGTGTGGTCCAACATGGCGCTGCACCGCCCGGCCGAGTTCAACCGCTCGCACATCCCGGCGTTCCTCGCCGACGAGACGCCCCGCAACTACGTCAGCGTCTACCCGTTCGTGCGCTCCTACGACTGGTACCTGCTGCCCGACGAGGACCGCCGCCGCATGCTCGCCGACCACGGCAAGATGGCCCGCGGCTACCCGGACGTGCGCGCCAACACGGTCGCGTCCTTCTCCCTCGGCGACTACGAGTGGATCCTGGCGTTCGAGGCCGACGAGCTGTACCGCATCGTCGACCTCATGCGCCACCTGCGCGGCTCCGAGGCCCGGATGCACGTCCGCGAGGAGATCCCGTTCTTCACGGGCCGCCGCAAGGACATCGGGGACCTGGTGGCCGGGCTGGCCTGA
- a CDS encoding rhomboid family intramembrane serine protease, with protein MVIPVHDVNPVRRTPWVTYALIAVNVLVFINTPGIAGSVAGGSSLADLCHLQAFTDHYAAVPRELIHHQMPRLVPTGQVGVGPHGPGCVVAPPGYDKSPALSVFTAMFLHGSWLHLLGNMLFLLIFGNNVEDRMGHIRFFLFYVVCGYAAGYGFALLNAASGDPLIGASGAIAGVLGAYIVLWPRARVWVLVPFLVFLPLRLPAWLVLGFWFALQAVYSAGEGVSSAGTVAYAAHVVGFVAGMLLAWPLKPGTPPPPEPRGLLFGRRARPRYTW; from the coding sequence GTGGTCATCCCCGTTCATGACGTGAATCCGGTGCGCCGCACCCCCTGGGTGACGTACGCGCTCATCGCCGTCAACGTGCTGGTGTTCATCAACACGCCCGGCATAGCCGGTTCCGTGGCCGGCGGCAGCAGCCTGGCCGACCTGTGCCATCTGCAGGCCTTCACGGACCACTACGCGGCGGTGCCGCGGGAACTGATCCACCATCAGATGCCGCGGCTGGTGCCGACGGGACAGGTCGGCGTCGGCCCGCACGGCCCGGGCTGCGTGGTCGCCCCGCCCGGCTACGACAAGTCGCCGGCGCTGTCGGTGTTCACGGCGATGTTCCTGCACGGCAGCTGGCTGCACCTGCTCGGGAACATGCTCTTCCTGCTGATCTTCGGCAACAACGTCGAGGACCGGATGGGCCACATCCGCTTCTTCCTCTTCTACGTCGTCTGCGGTTACGCGGCCGGATACGGCTTCGCGCTGCTCAACGCCGCCTCCGGCGATCCGCTCATCGGCGCATCCGGCGCGATCGCCGGGGTGCTCGGCGCCTACATCGTGCTCTGGCCGAGGGCGCGGGTGTGGGTCCTCGTGCCGTTCCTGGTCTTCCTGCCGCTCAGGCTGCCCGCCTGGCTGGTGCTGGGCTTCTGGTTCGCGCTGCAGGCGGTGTACTCGGCCGGCGAGGGCGTCTCCAGCGCCGGCACCGTGGCGTACGCGGCGCACGTGGTCGGCTTCGTCGCGGGCATGCTGCTGGCCTGGCCGCTCAAGCCCGGCACCCCGCCCCCGCCGGAGCCGCGCGGCCTGCTGTTCGGCAGGCGGGCGCGGCCCCGCTACACCTGGTGA
- a CDS encoding FAD-dependent oxidoreductase, producing the protein MSMDGGRGGTERLVVIGGDATGMSAASQARRLKGPEELEIVAFERGHFTSFSACGIPYWVGGDVPERDDLIARTPGEHRARAIDLRLRTEVTEIDVPGRRVRARDVDSGAESWTSYDKLVIATGARPVRPDLPGVEAPGVHGVQTLDDGQALLRTLARTRGRRAVVVGAGYIGVEMAEALIKRGFEVTVVNRGKEPMSTLDADMGRLVHRAMEGLGIAMVNDAEVTKILTGQDGRVRAVATQDAEFPADVVILGIGVRPQTALAKAAGLPLGAHGGLLTDLAMRVRGHENIWAGGDCVEVLNLVSGQDQYVPLGTHANKHGQVIGTNAGGGYATFPGVVGTAVSKVCDLEIARTGLREKDADRVGLRYETVTIESTSRAGYYPGASPMTVKMLAERRTGRLLGVQIVGREGAAKRVDIAAVALTARMTVEQMTALDLGYAPPFSPVWDPVLVAARKAAAKVREGAF; encoded by the coding sequence ATGAGCATGGACGGCGGGCGGGGCGGGACGGAACGACTGGTCGTGATCGGCGGCGACGCCACGGGCATGTCCGCGGCGTCGCAGGCGCGCCGGCTGAAGGGGCCGGAAGAGCTGGAGATCGTGGCCTTCGAACGCGGCCACTTCACCTCCTTCTCGGCGTGCGGCATCCCCTACTGGGTGGGCGGCGACGTCCCCGAACGGGACGACCTGATCGCCCGCACGCCCGGGGAGCACCGCGCGCGGGCGATCGACCTGCGGCTGCGCACCGAGGTCACGGAGATCGACGTGCCCGGACGGCGGGTACGCGCGCGTGACGTCGATTCCGGCGCCGAGTCGTGGACGTCGTACGACAAGCTCGTCATCGCGACCGGCGCGCGCCCGGTCCGCCCCGACCTGCCCGGCGTGGAGGCCCCCGGGGTGCACGGGGTGCAGACCCTGGACGACGGCCAGGCCCTGCTGCGGACGCTGGCACGCACGCGTGGCCGCAGGGCGGTGGTCGTGGGCGCCGGCTATATCGGCGTGGAGATGGCGGAGGCGCTCATCAAGCGCGGTTTCGAGGTGACGGTCGTCAACCGCGGCAAGGAACCCATGTCGACGCTCGACGCGGACATGGGCCGGCTGGTGCACCGGGCCATGGAGGGCCTCGGCATCGCCATGGTGAACGACGCCGAGGTCACCAAGATCCTCACCGGTCAGGACGGCCGGGTCCGCGCTGTGGCCACGCAGGACGCCGAGTTCCCGGCGGACGTGGTGATCCTCGGCATCGGCGTCCGCCCGCAGACCGCCCTCGCGAAGGCCGCGGGACTCCCCCTCGGCGCGCACGGCGGGCTGCTCACCGACCTCGCGATGCGGGTGCGCGGACACGAGAACATCTGGGCGGGCGGGGACTGCGTGGAGGTGCTGAACCTGGTCTCCGGCCAGGACCAGTACGTCCCGCTCGGCACCCACGCCAACAAGCACGGCCAGGTCATCGGCACCAACGCGGGCGGCGGTTACGCCACGTTCCCGGGGGTGGTCGGCACGGCCGTCAGCAAGGTCTGCGACCTGGAGATCGCCCGCACCGGCCTGCGCGAGAAGGACGCCGACCGGGTGGGCCTGCGGTACGAGACGGTCACCATCGAGTCCACCAGCCGCGCCGGCTACTACCCCGGCGCCTCCCCGATGACGGTCAAGATGCTCGCCGAACGCCGCACGGGCCGGCTGCTCGGCGTCCAGATCGTCGGCCGGGAGGGCGCGGCGAAACGCGTCGACATCGCCGCGGTGGCGCTCACCGCGCGGATGACGGTCGAGCAGATGACGGCCCTGGACCTCGGCTACGCCCCGCCCTTCTCACCCGTGTGGGACCCGGTGCTGGTGGCGGCGAGAAAGGCCGCGGCGAAGGTGCGGGAGGGCGCCTTCTGA